Genomic DNA from Rana temporaria chromosome 1, aRanTem1.1, whole genome shotgun sequence:
TAAGCACCATAGCACCATAGCACCGTGAAAACTGTAAATGACATACAACACACttatttacagttgtcaccaaaaagggGGTTACAGGGTTAATTACAGTTGTCTGCACACACATCTAATTACATTGAACATTCAAAGAAACATGGTTACATGCAAAGTGTCTTGGATCATATAGCGTATTTAAAACCAAACAGCATGAACAGGGTTTATCTCTAGAACATATACACCTTTATAACAATGCACACTTTTCTGCATACCTCGATCCACTTGCCAAGGGGGGTACAAACTTTAAGCTTtagggattttctgcagacatctTCCATGAAATCCTATGCAGACAGCTAACATGTGGCATCTGAGATACAGGAAAAGGCTTTCTTACTAAGACAGGAAGAAGGAGTGGTCttgtaatcctgctgatcaaaacATTCCCCAGGGAACCAAAGGGAGGCAGAAAGGTTCCACCCAGCAGTAAGTGCTGGACAAGATCCACAATGATAAGCGGACAGTTACACTCCCACCAAATTATGTTATGATGAATATAACCTAAAAGGTCATACATAATTTACAGAACATAACCATGGCCGCTATAAAACATGGTACATCATACACAATTTAGCTTATAGGTACCTCTGTAACTGGCTACTGTCTTGTGTGGTGGTATGCTAGTGTATCACTAAAACTGAACTTATTTGCTTTCTATGAGGACTACTAGCTTTTGAATAGGACGTTCAATAATTGAAGGTTTTGATACATAGTCCTTCTTATCTTGCAATCTTCTGTCACCTACTAACACCTTGACTCGACGAACTAGATCATCCTTTTCTATTGTAGTTTCAATTACACGTCCTAGTTGCCACTGGCATCTGGGAGACATATCATCTTTGATTATGACGATGTCATTTACTTTGAGGTTACGTCGAGGTGTGTGCCATTTCTGTCTTGTGGAAACACTCATGAGGTATTCTCTTTTCCACCGACTCCAGAATTGTTCATTGGCTTGTGATGCAAGGGTTGTAATGGGTTTGACTTTAGGATCGTCTACAATTAGTTCTTCTGAAGAGCTTGAAGATGCGTGCACTTCAGATCTCCAAAGGAAACTAGGCCCAGATAACCAACTTGAGGTGGAGATATCCGCTACATGTAGACCCCTGGATGCATGGTCGGCTGGGTTTTGTGTCGTATCCACATAATGCCATTGGGTTGGATCTGTAATCTCTCTTATGAGTTGAACACGATTGGCTACAAACACGTGAAACCTTCTTGCTTCGTTATTGATATAGGCTAAGACTACTTGGGAGTCTGTCCAGAAGAACTCTTTGTCAACTTCTATTTCAAGTTCTGCCTTCAACATGACACTCAACCTTGCTGCAGTGACGGCAGCTGAGAGTTCAAGCCTTGGGATGCTCACAATCTTCGTTGGTGCGACTCTTGCCTTGGCCATTACGAAGCTGCAATGGACTTGATCTCTGTCATTTTTGTACCTAAGGTACGAACAGGCACCATATCCTATGTTGCTGGCATCGGAAAAGTGGTGTAGTTCCACTTTCATTCTGTTACCAAAGTCTGGGGGATGGTAACATCTGGGTATCTTGATTTCCCTTAAAGCTTGCAGACTACTCTTCCAAGCCTCCCACCGTGGACATAAGCTCTCAGGAAGTGCTTCATCCCAACTGATGCCTCTGCGGCAAAGCTCTTGGAGAATGCACTTGCCACTCAGTATGAAGGGGGCTATGAAGCCTAGAGGATCATAAAGGGAGGCTACGACTGACAGGATACCACGACGAGTTGAGGGTTGATGCTTTATGTCAGCACTGAAACTGAAGGTGTCGTTTTCAATTGACCACTGAATGCCAAGTACTTGTCCTTCTGTTGTTGAGTCTGGGCTAAGTTTGACAGGCACACTAGTTGTTGCTCTTTCTGACGGAGCAATACAGGACAGGACGTCCCTTTTATTAGAGTTGAACTTATGCAGTCGTAGGCCGGCATTTTTACATAATCCTTGAGTTTCGAGGATTAGATTCGAAGCTTCGCTGACTGTTGGAACGCTAGTTAGGCCGTCGTCGACATAAAAGTTCTTCTCGATGAAGGCTGATGCTGAGGGATGTTCTGACTTGTGTTGTCGTGCAAGATACTTAAGGCCGAAATTGGCACATCCTGGAGAGGAGCTGGCACCGAAAAGGTGAACTGCCATTCTGTATTCTTTCGGTTCTGTTTCCAACTGACCGTTCTCCCACCAAAGGAACCTTAAGTAATTGCGCATTTCTGAGGGGATATAGAACTGATGGAACATCTTTTCAATGTCGCATATCACAGCAACTGCTTCCTTCCTGAAGCGACAGAGGACTCCCACTAGAGAGTTTATCAGGTCGGGACCTGTCAGCAAGGTATTGTTTAGGGAGATGCCTTTGAACTTTGCTGAACAATCAAAGACAACTCTTAACTTGTCTGGCTTCTTGGGGTGATAAACCCTGTGATGTGGGATGTACCACACTGTCTCTTCCTCTGATAATGAAGGGGCTGGTTCTGCATCACCTTTTCTGATTGTTTCTTCCATGAATGCAGTGTAGTGTTCATGGTACTGTCTATTTCCCTTTAATCTTTTCTTTAGATGATGAAGTCGAATAAGGGCCAGCCTCTTATTGTTTGGTAGTGCCAGTTGACTGTTGTCTTTGAAGGGTAACGGCATCTCGTAGTGTCCATCTTTCCTTTTCATTATAGTTTCCGAGAGAAACTGCACGAAGCGAACATCATCTTGAGACACGTACTTATCTTCATAATTTCTTTCAATGAAGTCCATTTCTAAAGCCTTTAACACATCAGCGACCGGCGGCATTGGCATTTCTTTCACTGCGACTCTGTGTACGAAGCTCTGGCTACCCTGTCTATCAAGATGTGGATTTGCTGATCCTACAATGCTCCAGCCGAGCATAGTTTTTTGAGCGAAGGGTTCATTTTCGGAGCCGATAACAACCTCCAAGGGAGCCAGTGCTGATGGGCAGTCATAACCGATCAGTAGTCCTACTTCGCAATCTTGAAGTGGCTGTAACTTGTTTGCCAAGTGTTTGAGGTGTGACCACTGGAGTGCAGTCTCCTTAGTGGGGATGTGAGACTTATCTACTGGAATGAAATCTCTTGTATAGGCTTGACGGAGTTGAACTTGAACTTCGGAGTTGAAGCCACGCACTTGCAGACCGTGAGCAATTTGGCTTGAAATAACTGTGTCAACCGCTGTCATTGTGCTGAGCCTTAGCTGTAATGGCTTGGTGCTCACACTTAACTTCGATACCAGGTCTGCCAGAATAAAGGTTGAATCACTCTGTGTGTCAAGTAAGGCATAAGTGAGGATTTCCCTCTGAGGCTCCGTAGTAGCTGACAACAGAACTGGAACAATGCAGGATGTGGCAGACGTATGTCTTGTCAAAGTATGGGACATAACTTTGGGAACGTTGTCGTTTGCCTTATTTCTCATGCCTACTGAATCATCGTTTGATGCCTTGACAGGCTCAGTGTCTCTCTGTATGTGCAAACAGGTTGGATGACGTCGACTGCATATGCTACACGTGTGTCTTCCTTTGCAGTCTTTTGTAGTGTGGCCCTTTCTTAAGCAACCAAAACAGAGATGGTTTTCGTGAATAAAGGCCCTCTTTTCATCGATGGTCTTTGCCGCAAAAGTCAGACATTTAGCGACACCGTGTGTTTCGTCTTTGCAGACTAGGCAAGGTGGTTTCGGTCTTGAAGCTGAGATATTTGGAACGTTGAAGGTAGAGGGCTTCATTTGAGTGCTTGTGTTGAGCGCCTTGGCTCTCTTGGGAATTCTCTCATCTGTAGTCTTGGTACTGAGGAGAAAAGGAGAGGCAATGGGGTTGCATGCAATCTTAGCTTCCCTTTGCAGGAACTCTGTGAAACGAGCAAAGGTTGGGTATTCTTGGGACTTGTCCAGCTCGTCCACGGCGATGCGACCCCATCTGCGCACGATCCATTCAGGCAGTTTCTTGAGAAGCTTGTGGTTTTCTTCACAATCATTTAGAATAGCTAGGCCTTTAACATGAGGAATGGCCTCCACACAACCTTGAAGGAAATCTGCAAACTCTCTTAATGCTACAGGGTCATTTGCTGATATCTTTGGCCATTTAGCTAACCTTTCTCTGAAGGCTCTTTGCACTATGAATGGACCTCCATACCTGTCCTGTAGGATTCCCCAAGCACCTAGATAGGCATCTTCTGAATTTCGGTAGAAGAACCCTTCCACTGCCTTACGAGCTTCACCACCGAGATACCTCTTCAAGTACAGCATTTTTTCGCACACAGGGAGTGGTTTCTGATCAATCAGCGCCATAAAGGATATCTTCCAATCTATGAACTTCAAAGGATCACCTGTGAATACAGTTGGTTCAGGTATAGGGAGACGGTTGGAGATAAGCAGACTTGCAAGTCCTGGGGTTAGACTAACTTCTTCATTTGGTCTTGGCACCCCAAGTGGTGTATTTGAAGGTTGAAATGGCACAGCCTTTGGATTCAATGAGTTTCGTGGTTCATTATTTTGGCAGAGGTATTGCACATTGTGGTCTTTCTCCTGTTCGTAAATTTCAAAACTATCATAAGCGTTGTAGGCTTTCACTCTTGCTGCAGCTACCTTGACTTCATTTTCTGCTTGTAGCTGTTGTAGTCTTGTCTTTTCCTCATCCAACTTCAGTTTAATTTCTGCCTCTAGTTTGTTCAGCTTAGCTTGCTCCTCGCGCATCTGTTGCGTCGCCTTTGCCTGTTCTATTTTGGCTGCAAGATCTGCTTCTGCGTCAGCGCGTTTGCTAGATCTGGAAGTGGCTCTTGAGCTTGCGTTGGAGTCTGGTAATGACTCTGAGAGGACAGTTTCTGTTTCTGAGTTTCCAAAGACTGACTCATGCTCTTCTTTATTAAGAACCATCCTCACCCTTTCCTTCTCAAGTTGATCGTTAAAGATTTCATCTACATTCTCTAGCCGCTTGCTGATGAGGTTGCAGATTTCAGCCGTTAACGCGGTGCATGCATCCATTTTCTTAACAACGTACGGGGTAGTGGAATTATTTCGGCACATGGACTCATACTGTTGGTGCACTAACGCTTCTTTGGCTTTAATCTCTTTCAATCTTGTATTAAGGTCTTCAGTTGAGCAGAAATATTTTAACTTTGTCCTACATTCCTTTGCTAGCTCCTTCCAAGAGTGGCACACCTTGTTGAATGCCTTTTCATTTTTCTTAACTGTTTCTTCGTGCATTTCTTTGCCCTTTTCTGTTAGGCTTTGCTCTCTAGAGCTGGATCGTACCCGTTGTGACTCTGTGGGTTTGTCTGTTTCTTCAGCAGGTGACAACATTTTGTTCTAGTGTGCCTTTGCCTTTCAAGTGTGAGTGTGCCTGAAACCTAACTTGAATgagtgttggctcaaacttgctaCTAAGGGCTACAACAGATAACAGGTGTTCACACTTGTAACTAAAGATTAGCAAACAATGCATACAGTACTACAAAATGTTTTAAACGAATATACTGCTGACACTTTCTAACCAGACAATTAACCCTTTACGTAAATAACTGCAGTTTAGTGGATTAGGAACTTGGAAGATGGCATTGCTTTAAATCTGACACTAGGCCTCTAAACACGAATATAATAACTTGATCACTGGTTTAGCAAAATATTAACTATTTGGCTCGCATATTAGTTAAGGGCGGCTTCCGGATCACATATAAAGAGCCCGCTATATTTAAAAGTTCACGTGACACGTTTACTTTTTTAGCCAAGTCTCTGTTGCCAAGATGGCGTCCGCACGTGTCTTGCGAGGCGTTGGGAAGCCTTTACTCACAGTTCGATGAAGACAGCGACGCAGCTGGTGATGTCGAGTCTCCACCGCAGCGACGAGTTTTCACTGTTACGGCCCCTTTGGCATCGAATAAATAACAAGAGGAGAGCTTCTGACGGGTGCAGTAGTTTTATTATTTCGCGACAAAGGTGCGCAGCAGGGttgaatattattttctttatctCCTTAAGCACCGTAAACATGAATATCGTAAGCACCATTGCAACATAGCACCGTGAAAACTGTAAATGACATACAACACACttatttacagttgtcaccaaaaagggGGTTACAGGGTTAATTACAGTTGTCTGCACACACATCTAATTACATTGAACATTCAAAGAAACATGGTTACATGCAAAGTGTCTTGGATCATATAGCGTATTTAAAACCAAACAGCATGAACAGGGTTTATCTCTAGAACATATACACCTTTATAACAATGCACACTTTTCTGCATACCTCGATCCACTTGCCAAGGGGGGTACAAACTTTAAGCTTtagggattttctgcagacatctTCCATGAAATCCTATGCAGACAGCTAACATGTGGCATCTGAGATACAGGAAAAGGCTTTCTTACTAAGACAGGAAGAAGGAGTGGTCttgtaatcctgctgatcaaaacATTCCCCAGGGAACCAAAGGGAGGCAGAAAGGTTCCACCCAGCAGTAAGTGCTGGACAAGATCCACAATGATAAGCGGAcagttacaatatatatatatatatatatatatatatatatatatatatatatatatatatatatatatatatatatatatatatatatatactgtataatagaaGCTTTGTCCTATAGGTTTGCAGTTCCATGTTAGAAATAGTAAGGTGGAAATGCTGATTCAGAAGAGGAAGTAAATACATAATAGTTGCTTTTCTTCAATTTTGGAATgaacacattgggctagattcagcaagaatttacgtcggcgtatctattgatactccgcgtaaattcaaagctgcgccggcgtatcttctttctgtattcagaaagcaaaatacgccgaaattaggccaagatccgactggcgtaagtcttatcttagtatcttagttgcatatttacgctggccgctaggtggcgcttccgtcgatttccgcgtagaatatgcaaatgagctggatacgcggattcagaaacgtacgtgcgcccggcggaattttttacgtcgtttgcgtaaggctttttccgacgtaacgTTGCTcgtgctatatgaggagcaaccaatgttaagtatggacgtcgggccagcgtcgaattttgccgttgtttgcgtaagtcgttcgcgaatagggctttgcgtaaattacgtccacgtcgaaagcattgactatttgcgacgtgattaggagcatgcgcactgggatacgttcacggacggcgcctgcaccgttcgtgagaaacgtcatttacacggggtcatgttttatttacataaaacacgcccacctcttcagaatttgaatttggcgcgcttacgccggcagatgtacgctacgccgccgtaacttagggcacgggtt
This window encodes:
- the LOC120924392 gene encoding uncharacterized protein LOC120924392, which gives rise to MLSPAEETDKPTESQRVRSSSREQSLTEKGKEMHEETVKKNEKAFNKVCHSWKELAKECRTKLKYFCSTEDLNTRLKEIKAKEALVHQQYESMCRNNSTTPYVVKKMDACTALTAEICNLISKRLENVDEIFNDQLEKERVRMVLNKEEHESVFGNSETETVLSESLPDSNASSRATSRSSKRADAEADLAAKIEQAKATQQMREEQAKLNKLEAEIKLKLDEEKTRLQQLQAENEVKVAAARVKAYNAYDSFEIYEQEKDHNVQYLCQNNEPRNSLNPKAVPFQPSNTPLGVPRPNEEVSLTPGLASLLISNRLPIPEPTVFTGDPLKFIDWKISFMALIDQKPLPVCEKMLYLKRYLGGEARKAVEGFFYRNSEDAYLGAWGILQDRYGGPFIVQRAFRERLAKWPKISANDPVALREFADFLQGCVEAIPHVKGLAILNDCEENHKLLKKLPEWIVRRWGRIAVDELDKSQEYPTFARFTEFLQREAKIACNPIASPFLLSTKTTDERIPKRAKALNTSTQMKPSTFNVPNISASRPKPPCLVCKDETHGVAKCLTFAAKTIDEKRAFIHENHLCFGCLRKGHTTKDCKGRHTCSICSRRHPTCLHIQRDTEPVKASNDDSVGMRNKANDNVPKVMSHTLTRHTSATSCIVPVLLSATTEPQREILTYALLDTQSDSTFILADLVSKLSVSTKPLQLRLSTMTAVDTVISSQIAHGLQVRGFNSEVQVQLRQAYTRDFIPVDKSHIPTKETALQWSHLKHLANKLQPLQDCEVGLLIGYDCPSALAPLEVVIGSENEPFAQKTMLGWSIVGSANPHLDRQGSQSFVHRVAVKEMPMPPVADVLKALEMDFIERNYEDKYVSQDDVRFVQFLSETIMKRKDGHYEMPLPFKDNSQLALPNNKRLALIRLHHLKKRLKGNRQYHEHYTAFMEETIRKGDAEPAPSLSEEETVWYIPHHRVYHPKKPDKLRVVFDCSAKFKGISLNNTLLTGPDLINSLVGVLCRFRKEAVAVICDIEKMFHQFYIPSEMRNYLRFLWWENGQLETEPKEYRMAVHLFGASSSPGCANFGLKYLARQHKSEHPSASAFIEKNFYVDDGLTSVPTVSEASNLILETQGLCKNAGLRLHKFNSNKRDVLSCIAPSERATTSVPVKLSPDSTTEGQVLGIQWSIENDTFSFSADIKHQPSTRRGILSVVASLYDPLGFIAPFILSGKCILQELCRRGISWDEALPESLCPRWEAWKSSLQALREIKIPRCYHPPDFGNRMKVELHHFSDASNIGYGACSYLRYKNDRDQVHCSFVMAKARVAPTKIVSIPRLELSAAVTAARLSVMLKAELEIEVDKEFFWTDSQVVLAYINNEARRFHVFVANRVQLIREITDPTQWHYVDTTQNPADHASRGLHVADISTSSWLSGPSFLWRSEVHASSSSSEELIVDDPKVKPITTLASQANEQFWSRWKREYLMSVSTRQKWHTPRRNLKVNDIVIIKDDMSPRCQWQLGRVIETTIEKDDLVRRVKVLVGDRRLQDKKDYVSKPSIIERPIQKLVVLIESK